In the genome of Calothrix sp. PCC 6303, the window GGCTTGAATTGCGTATTCACAGCCTTGAGCAAGGTAATTTAGTTGATGTTTCCGGTTAGCCTCGTCTTTAGCTTCAGCGTAGCTTCCAGTGTGGAGTTCAATAAATTTTGCTTTTACCTTGACAGATGCATCAATTTGTGATTTTTCAGCATCAATAAAAAGACTAACCGGAATATCAGCATCTTGAAGTTTACTGACAACTTCTCCAATTCTACCAATTTGACCAGTAATATCTAAACCACCTTCTGTGGTGACTTCTTCACGTTTTTCTGGTACTAGAGTGACATAATCGGGTTTGATGTCTAATGCGATCGCTACCATCTCATCGGTGGCTGCCATTTCGAGGTTGAGGTGTGTGCGGACTGTTTCCCGTAGTAGCCGCACATCCCGATCTTGCATGTGTCGTCGATCTTCACGTAAATGGGCTGTAATCCCGTCTGCACCTGCTAATTCTGCCAATACAGCCGCAGCTACGGGGTCTGGTTCCACTGTCCTTCTGGCTTGGCGGATAGTGGCGATGTGGTCGATATTTACGCCTAGTGTTAGCAAAGGTAGCTCCTGAATAAAACCCACAGAATTTGTATTTTACCGGAAAATTATCTGTGTAGGGTGCGTTAGGATGAAATCCGTAACGCACCATATTTCAGATGGTAGTGGTGCGTTACGACAAATTATCATTTATTCAAGCCCTAAAATCCTTGTGTAGTCATAACACACCCTAGACTTTTTCCATGTCTCAAATTCAACGCATTACCATTTCTGTAAATCAAATCCAGGATGAACAAATTTTACTCACTTCAGAACAGCAACATTACTTACTGCGGGTGTTGCGATTGGGGAATGGGGAGAAATTTTTGGCGATGGATGGTAAGGGCATGTGTTGGTTGGTGAAACTCGTGGGGGAACAAGGAAAGATTTTAGAAGTTGTGAAGGGAGATACAGAGTTACCAATTGCGGTGACTTTGATTTTGGCTTTGCCCAAGGGCAATAATTTTGATGATGTGGTTCGCTATTGTACGGAATTGGGAGTTGCTAAAATCATACCAGTTTTAAGCGATCGCACTCTGCTTCAACCCAGTATGCAAAAATTAGAACGTTGGCGGAAAATCTCTCAGGAAGCGGCTGAACAGTCAGAAAGGATGATTGTCCCGATAATTGGTGAACCTGTTAAATTTACTGAGAGTTGGAAATTATTAACTACAGAAGATAAATTTATCTGTGAAGGGCGCGGCGACTATCCCCATTTACTCAATAGCTGGGAAAATAGTAGCGGAAATGATTTAGCGATCGCTATTGGACCAGAAGGCGGATGGACGGATACAGAATTACAATTAGCCGTTGCTGCTGGATTTAAACCTGTTTCTATTGGAAAGCAAATTTTTCGGGCTGTGACAGCACCAATTGTGACATTATCAATGATTAGCGGACAACTTAATCGGTGAACAGGGAACAGTTATTAGGGTACAGTGGAGTTTGAATCTTGCTAATAACTGTTCATTTCTAAGGCAGTTCCCAACCTGAAAACGTCACCTAGGAAAACACTAGTTACACTTGTAGTATTACTTGAAAAATGACTTTGATTCTTGGATGCTTTATGAGTGAACCTGGAAAAGCCTTTAACTCTGGAACAACACAAGCTTCAGTGACTGTAGAACGGATGGGACTAACTTGGTTAGTTGGTGCTGCGGTTGCCACCGCTGTGTTGTGGCAAATTCCAGGTGGTGATTATATTTTGTATCCCTTCACGATTCTAGCAACCTGGTTCCACGAAATGGCACATGGTTTAATGGCTGTGCTATTGGGGGGAAGATTTCAGGAATTGCAGATATTTAGTAGTGGTTCTGGGTTTGCCAGGTATAGTTTTCCGGGAAATTGGGATCCCATCCGACGTGCATTGGTTGCTGCCGCAGGACCTATGGGACCACCGATTGCCGGGGCTATTTTGATTATGGTTTCCCGTAGCTTTAAAGCTGCCACATTAAGTCTGAAAATCCTAGGTGGATTCCTATTATTTTCCGTTCTAGTGTGGGTGCGATCGCTCTTTGGAATTATCGCTATTTCTATTCTCGGTATTATTATCCTGGCAATGGGTCTTAAGGCTCCCCGCTGGTTACAAGGCTTTATTATTCAATTTCTGGGTGTTCAAGCTTGTATTAGCACCTACCACCAATTAGATTATTTATTTAGTTATAATGCTGGTTCTTTGGGATTATCTGATACAGCCCAAATTCAGCAACAATTGCTTTTACCCTACTGGTTTTGGGGTGGTTTAATGGCTGCTGCCTCCCTAGTAATTTTGGTGCAGAGTTTACGTTTTGCTTATCGGGATAAAGGGATAGAAGTTTAGAAGAGTTGTAGTTTCCAACTCCCTCATCAGAAAAGAAACTAAGCCTGGAAAATATTAGCGATCGCAACCCAACATTAATGAAATGGTAATATTGGATTGCGCTGTCGCTTCTGAATATCTGAGCGATTATTCTAAGTTGTGACTAATTGAGCGGGTAACGGAGTAAAGGAAAGCCGCTCATTTTCCACATCCACAAAGATGGTGTTACCATCGCTAAATTCTCCGCGAAGGATGCGTTTAGCAATTTGGGTTTCTAGTTCCCGTTGGATAGCACGTTTGAGGGGACGCGCACCATATACGGGGTCGTACCCGACTTCGGCTAAAAAGTCAAGTGCTGTGTCAGATACCTTTAGAGACATTTTGCGATCGCTTAATCGATTTCTTAACCGATTTATCTGCAATTGGACAATATTACGTAGTTCTGATTTTTGCAGGGTGTGGAAGATAATTTGCTCATCTACCCGGTTGAGGAATTCGGGACGGAAGGCGTTTCTCATGGCTTCGGTGACTCTAAAGCGCATATCATCATAATTGGAATCATCCCCAGCTACATCTAGGATGTATTGGGAACCAATATTACTAGTCATAATGATGATGGTATTTTTAAAGTCAATTGTGCGTCCTTGGGCATCGGTGACACGTCCATCATCCAGAATTTGCAGGAAAATATTAAACACATCTGGGTGTGCTTTTTCGATCTCATCGAATAGCACTACAGTGTAGGGACGGCGGCGAATTGCTTCGGTAAGTTGCCCACCCTCGTCATAACCTACGTACCCAGGAGGCGCACCAATCAGGCGGGAAACTGCGTGTTTCTCCATATACTCTGACATATCAATGCGTACCATCGCCTCATCAGTATCAAATAGATAGGCTGCTAAAGCCTTAGCTAATTCGGTTTTACCAACACCTGTGGGACCAAGGAAAATAAAGCTAGCTATGGGACGATTAGGATCGGCAAGTCCTGCACGGGAACGTTGAATCGCGTCGGCAACTGCTGTGACTGCTTCATTCTGCCCAATCACACGTTGATGTAGTTCATCTTCCAGGTGAAGAAGCTTTTCTTTTTCCGATTCCACCAACTTGCTGATGGGGATACCTGTCCACTTGGAAATGACTTCGGCAATGTCAGCTTCGGTAACTTCTTCCCGCAGTAAAGATTTACCACTGCGCTGTGCTTGTGCCAGTTCACCTTCGGCTGTTTCCAATTTGCGATGTAAATCGGTTAATTTGCCGTATTTCAACTCAGCCGCCCGATTCAGGTCATAATTGCGTTCAGCTTGTTGAATTTCGATATTCATTCGATCGATTTCTTCTTTAACCGATTGAATCTTGGTAATTACACCTTTTTCCGATTGCCATTGGGTGCTGAGGGTACGCTGTTCTTCTTTTAAATCAGCCAATTCCTTCTCTAATCTTTCCAAGCGATCGCGTGATGCTGGATCACTCTCTTTTTGTAATGATAGCTTCTCCATTTCCAGTTG includes:
- a CDS encoding M50 family metallopeptidase — translated: MSEPGKAFNSGTTQASVTVERMGLTWLVGAAVATAVLWQIPGGDYILYPFTILATWFHEMAHGLMAVLLGGRFQELQIFSSGSGFARYSFPGNWDPIRRALVAAAGPMGPPIAGAILIMVSRSFKAATLSLKILGGFLLFSVLVWVRSLFGIIAISILGIIILAMGLKAPRWLQGFIIQFLGVQACISTYHQLDYLFSYNAGSLGLSDTAQIQQQLLLPYWFWGGLMAAASLVILVQSLRFAYRDKGIEV
- a CDS encoding pyridoxine 5'-phosphate synthase, giving the protein MLTLGVNIDHIATIRQARRTVEPDPVAAAVLAELAGADGITAHLREDRRHMQDRDVRLLRETVRTHLNLEMAATDEMVAIALDIKPDYVTLVPEKREEVTTEGGLDITGQIGRIGEVVSKLQDADIPVSLFIDAEKSQIDASVKVKAKFIELHTGSYAEAKDEANRKHQLNYLAQGCEYAIQAGLRVNAGHGLTYWNVYPVAMLPGMEELNIGHTIISRAALVGMERAVREMKQAMRGLL
- a CDS encoding 16S rRNA (uracil(1498)-N(3))-methyltransferase, producing MSQIQRITISVNQIQDEQILLTSEQQHYLLRVLRLGNGEKFLAMDGKGMCWLVKLVGEQGKILEVVKGDTELPIAVTLILALPKGNNFDDVVRYCTELGVAKIIPVLSDRTLLQPSMQKLERWRKISQEAAEQSERMIVPIIGEPVKFTESWKLLTTEDKFICEGRGDYPHLLNSWENSSGNDLAIAIGPEGGWTDTELQLAVAAGFKPVSIGKQIFRAVTAPIVTLSMISGQLNR
- the clpB gene encoding ATP-dependent chaperone ClpB; this encodes MQPTNPNQFTEKAWEAIAQTPETAKQHNQQQIESEHLMKSLLEQDGLAGAIFTKAGVNLQKLRDKTDQFIQRQPKVSGSSTSVYLGRSLDTLLDRADAGRKDFGDEYISVEHLLLAYSKDDRFGKGLFQEFGLNENKLKDIIKQIRGSQKVTDQSPEGKYDALEKYGRDLTEAARKGKLDPVIGRDDEIRRTVQILSRRTKNNPVLIGEPGVGKTAIAEGLAQRIIAGDVPQSLKDRQLISLDMGALIAGAKFRGEFEERLKAVLKEVTDSNGNIVLFIDEIHTVVGAGATQGAMDAGNLLKPMLARGELRCIGATTLDEYRKYIEKDAALERRFQQVYVDQPSVEDTISILRGLKERYEVHHGVRIADNSLVAAATLSSRYISDRFLPDKAIDLVDEAAARLKMEITSKPEELDEIDRKILQLEMEKLSLQKESDPASRDRLERLEKELADLKEEQRTLSTQWQSEKGVITKIQSVKEEIDRMNIEIQQAERNYDLNRAAELKYGKLTDLHRKLETAEGELAQAQRSGKSLLREEVTEADIAEVISKWTGIPISKLVESEKEKLLHLEDELHQRVIGQNEAVTAVADAIQRSRAGLADPNRPIASFIFLGPTGVGKTELAKALAAYLFDTDEAMVRIDMSEYMEKHAVSRLIGAPPGYVGYDEGGQLTEAIRRRPYTVVLFDEIEKAHPDVFNIFLQILDDGRVTDAQGRTIDFKNTIIIMTSNIGSQYILDVAGDDSNYDDMRFRVTEAMRNAFRPEFLNRVDEQIIFHTLQKSELRNIVQLQINRLRNRLSDRKMSLKVSDTALDFLAEVGYDPVYGARPLKRAIQRELETQIAKRILRGEFSDGNTIFVDVENERLSFTPLPAQLVTT